AgcgccttcctcctggacctcctcctgcgcctccCATttcgagctcatcgacgtGTCCTTGATGAACTCGGGTTTGCCATTAgcgacgcgctggcgctgTCGCTGCTTGTTGAGGAATCCAAGCACAATAACCTGGAGCCCAATAacagcgaggagggcgcaGAACATGCCCATGACAATCTTGACGCCGGGGCGGTACTGCGGCTTATCCTTGCTCTGGAAGAGGTATGGGCCGATAATGTTGCCCGCAGCCGAGCCGGCATTGTACAATGACATGATGGTCGATTTCTTGGTTTGGCCGGCAGTGTTGGCCGCCATCCAAGTTACGATCAGGGGGTTTCCGCCGTAGAGGGCGGAAATGAGGTAGAAACCGACGAGGGCGGGAGCCTGCTTGAATCCAGTAGAGGTGGATTGGGTGTAGAGGAGTGCGAGGCCGATGATTACCGGAATAACAAAGATGGCCAAGACGGCGCCCTTGAGGCGCCAGACTTGGGCAGCGTACGACGCGGCAATGATAGCAATGAATTGGAGCGCTCCAAAGGGAATGTTGAGGAGAGATGTGGTGCCCTTGTCGAAACCAAAGCCGGCAATAAGAGTCGGTCCAAAAGCGTTGGAAACCGAGGCGCCAATGTTAAGTAGCAAACTCATgaagagccagagccaCGATTTGGGGTCGTAGAACATCTCCCATACCTGCGAAAACTTGTACTCGTGCGAACCGGTACCAGTGTTATTGGCGCGGAGGCGTTCGTAAGCTTGggccttctcgcgctcgtcgaggaaaCGCGCACTTTCAAtgtcgctgtcgaggacgaaCCAAACAAGCGGAGCAGAGAGGACGGTAATAACACCGACAATGATGAAGATGAGTTGCCAAGCCTTGACGTGTTCATTCTTGACGTGGCCCAGAGCCCACGAGAGGAACGATCCAAAAATGGTGGCCAGACCGTTGGTCGAGTACCACGCAGCGACGCGGGACGGTtgctcggcgcggcggtaCCATTGAGCAGTGAGCATGCCGAAAAGCGGCAGGCATCCTGCCTCGAACAGACCGAGCAAGAATCGGGTtgcgaggaggccgccgaaattgtgcgcggcggccatACAAGTCGCTGCGATGCCCCATCCAAGCACCATTCCAGTCATGAGGTGTCGCGCCGGGACGCGGACGAGAAGATAGGAAGAGAAGGGCTGCCATGCGAGTTGGGCGATGGCGTTTATGCTCGCAATCGTAGAATAGTCCTGCCCTTTGAGACCAGTGTCCTGGCTCAGGCCCCAGACGTTTCCGAGACCAAGAACAGACTTGTCGAGGATCTGCAGAAAGTAGATCCAGATAAGGATCGAGAGGATTCGCTTATCCGTCTTGTGCCGGATCCGGTCATTGTCCTCTTGCGTGAGGGTGACGGGCTCGGGTGCCACGTCCTTGctgtcgcgctcgatgtcgacgtcggcgtgtTCGTTGTACGCTACTGTCTCCTTTGGTGTAGACATGCTGTGATGACTTGAAAAGTTGAATGTTGGGGCTCAGCGGGGCATCTGGGGTTATATCTTTTCTGCACAACTATAGTAGCTCGCCGGGCGTCGGTCCGGGATACCATCGCCAGCCGTGCGGGGCCGCAGACCATCACCGCGAGTGTGGGGCCCAGGGGTGGAACAATGATGGCGAGTCCCTGGCTTTGGGTACTGCTGAATTCAGGCTACATGGATGGCAGCTGTCGGGATGAATGTTCGACGGCAGCAGGCACGACTCTATTGGAGGGCGGAGGGCTGACGTCCGCACGGTTGTTGATGATGTGAGAATGAGAGATAGTCGCGAATCTTGGCAGTCATCTGACACCCTGGCCCGGCCGCTAGGGAGCGGTTACCAACGGCTAACCGTCCATAGCCGCCGGAACTGTTCCCGGCCACCCAGTGTGCAACGGCAATGAACGGGCTGTAGATACACGGTTCGGTTCGTTATCTTGCTCAAGATCTTTTGTTTGTGCCGTTGCTCTATAGATGCTCCGACAAGAGACTCCGCATACGCCCGACTTCGGGTCTCGTCGAATCGTGGAACGGATTTGTGAATGGTGAGACAGAGCTCACGGCCGAGGACTGGGCCAGGGCCGACCGGGACTTGCTCCATGCAGGCCGACCCGGCACCATCCCATCTACGCTTCCGGCTACCCATCACTTCTCACTTCCTGATCTACGTTCCGTCGTAGGCGCCGAGTCTCAACCAAGCCAACGGCTACGTCTCTCGTCATGGCAACATTTCGATAAACAAACCCTACATGACGCCCATTCACTCATCACTCACGCACTGACGCAGTACTGCGCCTGCAGCATGCGCACAGACTCTGCAGCCTGAGCGGCGGCTGGCCACGTCTCGGCGAGTTCGAGTAGCGCCATGTGCGCGTATGCGAGGGAttcgagggcggcggttGCGCCGGCGGGCTCGGTGCGCACGAGCCCCGAGGCCTGGAACACGAGGATCGTCGCAGCGTGATATACGCAGCTGGTGTTAGCGCCTGTCACCCCTTCTCTTCTCCCCTTTCTCCGCTCCTGCCTCTCCTCtctgccctcctcctccctcttttctccgccctcctcctgccTCTCTGCCATCCTactctccctccctccctgTCGCCCTCATCTCTCTTTGTCCCCGTGGCACCTCAGACTCACTCCTGCAGGCTACTTGGGGCAGCCCACATCCCATGTCTGTCGCGCACATAGTGCACTTGCTCGATGATCTGCGCGGTGGCCGCGATGCAggtctcgagcgcgtcgtcgaacACGACGCCAGCCCATTCGGGTCCATTGAGGCCGTAGGATGCGCGTTCGATGGCATATGGCCGCAGGAGGTGGATGATGAGCGAGTTGTATGTT
Above is a genomic segment from Cutaneotrichosporon cavernicola HIS019 DNA, chromosome: 1 containing:
- a CDS encoding uncharacterized protein (Major Facilitator Superfamily), with amino-acid sequence MSTPKETVAYNEHADVDIERDSKDVAPEPVTLTQEDNDRIRHKTDKRILSILIWIYFLQILDKSVLGLGNVWGLSQDTGLKGQDYSTIASINAIAQLAWQPFSSYLLVRVPARHLMTGMVLGWGIAATCMAAAHNFGGLLATRFLLGLFEAGCLPLFGMLTAQWYRRAEQPSRVAAWYSTNGLATIFGSFLSWALGHVKNEHVKAWQLIFIIVGVITVLSAPLVWFVLDSDIESARFLDEREKAQAYERLRANNTGTGSHEYKFSQVWEMFYDPKSWLWLFMSLLLNIGASVSNAFGPTLIAGFGFDKGTTSLLNIPFGALQFIAIIAASYAAQVWRLKGAVLAIFVIPVIIGLALLYTQSTSTGFKQAPALVGFYLISALYGGNPLIVTWMAANTAGQTKKSTIMSLYNAGSAAGNIIGPYLFQSKDKPQYRPGVKIVMGMFCALLAVIGLQVIVLGFLNKQRQRQRVANGKPEFIKDTSMSSKWEAQEEVQEEGAGVRLGQNALLDLTDFENDEMVYVY